One Salvia miltiorrhiza cultivar Shanhuang (shh) chromosome 6, IMPLAD_Smil_shh, whole genome shotgun sequence genomic window, ATACAGGGTGATTGTGTCCTGTTGAACAATGAAGAGTTTTCAAACTTTTGTTCGGGAAAGTAAATCATAAAGTTGCAATGAATCCATCAATTTCGTAAATAGAACCTACCTATAAAGAGATGCGTAAGTGCCGATTCAGAATCCAAAGAATCAGCAACTTTTTGAATTGTTCTCGATGTAACTGAACAGTTCTCTATGTTCAAACTATAAAGAGCTGCAAAAACAGAATTCTTCTATGACTAAATGGAGGATATAAGAATATTTACCATGCAGGTGAAATCTTTATCATGCAGTTCAATGTCAACATATGTTTGTTGGAGACATCGAAACTCGGTTGATTCTTCTCAAAACATGAAAAACTCACTAGGCAAAGAGCATCTTATGATAATCCTGAAAAATAGATAAAGCAATAAGAAGGTTTCACCTTTGCAGTTTCGGAGGATGGTTGACAGGTAAGAAGCACAGGCATCAGTCAAAGAGTTTCCAGATACATTGAGAACTTCCAATCGTGCATAGAGCACTGGGCATTCACAAATCTGCAAATAAAAAGGACAATGGCTTTAAGGGAAACATCCAGACCTGATGAAATAGGCGCCAACAACATGAAAAACTAGAGTCCAACAAAACAAATCCATGGAGATTAATTTTCTGGTAAGGTTTAGTAGTAACATATCTCTAGGATGATTACATAAAATCAAACGCTTCTGACAGTCGCGTAGAATTATGTCTAGGACTTTTGAAGTATAAGCACTCTGAAGTGACTTTTTGTTTTTGTATTAAAGAGTAGGAGGCAGCTTTAGAGAAAGGTAATAGGTTTCGGTGCGCGAGCATACAGATGGTAGATACTATACCATGTGTATTTCCACCTGGTGTAAGTAAAATTTATGAATACCAAGCAGGTATTTGTTTGATAGTAAGCAATTCAAGACCTGAAACAAAGCAGCTGGACCAAGACGATTGTTATGCAGATTCATTATAAGACCACCATAACTTTGTCCTGATGACATGAATACTCGTCTGAGTTTCTCAACAGTGCCATTTCCTGCAAAGGTATGTTTCCAAAATTTGAAGTAAAAAGTAAGAAGTTTTAACAAAAGATTTTCAGTGCCCAACAACAAGCTTCATGGCACTTTATAAATATGAAGATACAGGCATCATTTCGCCAATGTGCAATGATTACAGAATGAAGAACAGATCTCATTTACCTAATAGATTATGCGATAGGTCCAAGACTGCAAGTGTTTTATGCATTTGCAGAGCATTCAACAATGGTGCTACTGATACATCTCGCAATTGGCAATCAGACACTAAAATTTCGTCCTCTGACACCTAATAAAGAGTTAACAAAGAAAAATGTCAATATTGGCTTGATAGTTTAATTTAATCTAGATCACCAAAATCAAATACTCATTCCcatcaacccccccccccccctcaaaagaaaatgaaattaaaggTTACCTCTAAGTTGTACAACCTCCGGACCACTTCCATATTAGGCACTTCAGATAGTTCCTCACAGCAGTCAATGTACAGTTTCATCACATTTTTCGGCACCATAActgattgaaaaaataaaataaccctCAATGTAACATTGGTGAAATAgatgaaattgaataaatactCTAGCCTTTCAGATTACAGGGAAAAATGAAAAGACATACAGTCTCCATTGCATCAGCAATCAGCATATCCATTTCAATCACCCTTCCCtgatgtatttaattttattggaAGGTGCTATGTGCACTAATCAGACTGATGATGAGTTGAACATAGTTGTACATCCACAATTATAGACAATTTTCTAGTGAAGCACTATTGGTTTGATTTGTTCATCCATTCCATCTTGCTAAACTGGCAATGCAAAGAGATCTGTTGATACATGTACTTAATATAGGCGATACCAGCAAGATGACTCAAAAGTTAAAAACATTTAAGATCAAGTGGATCTATCTCAAAAGATAGAAGTATGACCTAACACATTTTTACTCCAACATATGAGTCTAATCCATCAATATGCCATAATCCCATGTTCTAACTTCCAGTTACAACCATATGCCACtagtttttttaattcatttggCAATAATATTCCAAGGTTACGTTTCATTGTCTAAGTACATCAAATGTATATCCACCAGCTATGTTAAACTTCCGGATGCCTGTTTACATGCTTACAGAGAAACTATTGTTAAacttttttctttgttgtttttacAAGGTATTCTATAGGGCCACACCTTAAAAGCACATATCCAGAAATTTGGCTATTGAAGTTCTAGTGTTTGAGAATAAACTTTTTTATGCAGGTATGGAAAGAAGATTCTAAATTTGATTAGGTTATTCATTggtgaattttttaaaaatatttctgTGATTCTTTAATCAGTTGCACGGCATAGCAGCATTTAATCCAGACAAGGAACGTGTGAGGGCAATAGAGGaaagaaatgaaaaagaaaCAGACAAATGCATGAAATACTTCTTTGAGCCTAAAGATTTACCACCAATAGAAACCTCGATCCAGGTCTTCTCTGGAGCATGATCGTTAAAGCTGTATAATGTTTCCACAGATTCAAGAATTTTCTCACTACACTTCATATCTTGAATGACTGGCACCAATCCTGCTGATATGGAATCAACCAGGATATAAGCGGCCTATTTAAGCATATCCTTAGCGTAGGGAACTAAATTTGTGAAGTAGCAAATTGATATTTCAGTGATTGTAAGCAGAAAAAGTTGGTTATGCGAGTGCTGGAATGGTTCTCATGCACAGGCTTATTCTGTTCTCCTTTCTGAGAATTGGCATAGAACCTTCATCTTTCTGGATAATTgacataaaattttcaaacatTAAATATTTCAGATAATGAGTAATTTTATCTATGGAGTTGTGCCGTTGAGTGGAGCACATATAAACAAGTTATTAACATGAAGCACGactaaattaatactccctccgtccgccaaaattatggcaatttgcttgggcacgggatttaataaaattggtgatgattttgatgtagtggagaaagggtcccaccactagtggttgagattgaattttgagtggattttttgtaaataaagagtgttagtaaggataaaatattaaagaggatggtgggaccatttccataaaaggaaagtgacataatcttagcggacgcccgatatagtaattgtgacataatcttgacggacggagggagtatataatatcaCAAAGAAATTAAGAATTTCATGATACTCAAATGTGAATATCTAATAACAGCTAgttaacaaaaaattaattgaatgcAGAGTGCTGAAGATCAAGGTTATTGCTCATAACTGCATGAAATCTAAATACAGAGTTCTAAAttaactttcccttccgcttaTGTCTATTTCTTTCTTAAGGATCTTAAGGAGTATCATCAGCATTCTATATCCCAACATGGAAATCATGACGAGCACATACCAACCAAAACAAAGCCCCATAATTTTGTCTTCTTGACAATTTTCCACATAAGACAACATAAGGATGctacaaaataataattatatatgataCGGTGGAATTTGACATAGTACAAGCTTCACCATAACAATAGTCTTACCAATCTATTAACAACATCCCAAACATTCATGATATTGGACGTGAATGAGTCAAAGTGCTTATCCATCGGTTGAATTTATCTATAGTCCGGAATAAATGAAGTATAGTTGATTGTGAAAGTCACATACACAAAAACATCATATTGAATATATGACTCTGAATCAATTTGCTGTGTACTATCCAAAGGTCAGGACTTTCAATTACCATAGACCGACTTTCAATTACCATACACCTAACATTATAAATATGGTAATATAGAAAATGTAACAAATTaaactaaattcaaaataagATTTTGTCTGTACCTCTTGACCTCTTTTCATGGGAGAGCTGTAAATAATAAGAGCATGCCAAATCAACCTTCATCTGCTCTATGTTGAGTTTGCCATCAACCAGATACATGCTTGGGTCCATGTATACCAATTCTTGATCAATTTTAAACCTGATATGCTTCTGCAACACACATCAAAGTAACAGAAATTAGTTAGAAGGATGTGTTTATGAAAGATCCAAGAACAGCTTATTGTTATAATCAAGAACCTAACCATCTAGACATAACAAGTGTCAATTTCTCATTCTAAGTACATGTATTAAAGGTACTCTCATGAGATATGATCACCATTTGCTATGTGTATCTGGACTTTAGAAATTCAGTCTAGGCAGACACGTAAAAAAAACGCATTGTCTGTATCAAGATTTTACTGTTCAATATCACAATTTACAGACAAAAGACAAGGAGACGGgggtatagaaaaaaaaatgagtaaatTTCATGTTtctcttattatttatactcACACAGGATTGATCAGAACAAACGTGCACCACAGTGGGCATTTCATTTCGCAATAAGTTGGAGGAACCAATGGAGATGCTGTTGATATTTCCATGAGTATTAGAATCACACACAGCAGCACATGATCCTGTAATTCTAGAATCATTGGCGTGGTTAGATTTAGAACTTCTGGATTTGTGTGAGGAGGTGCTGTGCTGAAGACTGGCAGGAGTAGATGCATCAACTGTACATCTTGAAGCAACAGGTGAAACATCCTATAGAACAAAAGAATTACAATTTGAGGTTTGATGAAAAGGAAAACCCTATTGAGACAGTTGTAAGGACTGAGAAAACCATATTGAATGAGTTGTAAGACTCTATTACCTGGACTTCATGACAGGGAGCATCCTTTTTGTTCACTGCAATCGAAGAGACAATGTTAATGTTTTATCTTCAATAGATGTGTTAAGATTAAAATAAACATGACCACTGCATGCAGCTTACGTTCATCAGAAGTTGCAATGCCTTCCACTAGACACCTGCTACCTATTCTGTCTGAGAAAAtgttttcatcattttcacctTCATCATCAGAAAGAATGACCCGTAAACGTTTTCGGTTAACTGTAAGACTACAGGAGGATCTGGATATGCTCCTTGCAGGGGATCCACATGGAGTACAAGAAGTGATAGGTGTAGTTTCACAAGTGGGTCTTCGCTTTCTCGTGCCTTTTTTAGATTGAAGCAGGGATATCAAAGTTATATCTTCCTCCGATTCATCACAAGTGTCATAACATTTTACTCCAAGAGCATTCGGTATATTATGTTTTTTCGGTGTAAAGCTACCATCAGACCTATCATCTGTAGATAGGTTATCCGACTCCGTTTCAGTCTCAGAACAGCAGTCACCTAGAGAACCTCCAGGCTGGATCTCACCATCTTTGGATTGCTTTAATTTGTCTATTAAATTTTTTGTCTTCCTGGAAACCAGCCACAGATTAATGAACGCTCATGTAGTAGCCAAAGGGAAGGTAGCATTTACAATGGCCAATCTCAAATGTATATATTCATAGTGAAGTTCTCGCCATTTCTTAAGCTGACCTGGACTTATGTCCAAAGTCGCAAAATAGGTAGCACTACAATTTACCTGGCCTCTTCAGCATCATCAAAGCGAATCATGTGGCTGTAGTGCATATTTTCTAGGGCAGACAGCTGCAAGGAAGGAAGGTTTCCTTTGACAGAAATCCTGTCGCAAAGAATAACAATCTTCAGCAGAGATCAAAGATATACCTTTAGTTACAATCTTTCAATATTAGGAGGAAAGATTGTAACCAAAATGTTTCTACATTCTGTTCAGCATGCTAAACACGTGAAGTGCATCCAGTTCCCATGTGTAAAAGCACACCACAGAAATGCAAAAAATCAGGCAAGCTGACAAAGGAGAATGAAGCAATTGCTAGTAACTCATTGTTTGTGGTGATGCTGCAATTGTCAGCAGTTTAAATCTATTAAACTAATAGGTAAACACACCAAAACTAGATTGGAGAATTAATCTTCAAAGGCAATAGGGAATTTACTTTAAGATAATTACCTGTAACCCTCTCTAAAAGCATCCAAAGCATCTGCAAAGTCACCAGTGGAGTCCAAAACATCACCAATGTTTATCTTAGCCAGTGCTTGCCCCTGATATCAACATTGTTTTCAGAACAAGTGCCAAAACATGTTCCAGTTAGGTTGTTCTAGTTGTTCAGATTCAGTAACTACTACATTCCTGTACCAATCATTAGAATCAACACCTAATCTACATTCAACAATCATTGTACAATGATTGAAAAGAACAGAAGAATTGCAAATTTACTGACAGGCTCCACAATGGAAAAATGAAGATACTAATTAGTTGGCATGACAAACAAAATCACCTCCAAGTTTCCAATCAAATGGTAAGTTTCCCAGCCTTTTTTATACCATTTAAGGGCTTTGCTGAATCTCCTGAGCTTCTGGTATGACTCTCCAACAACCAGAAACGAATCACTCAGTTTCATCCTGTCGCAAAGGTCATTTGCTATCCTCTTCTTCCTTTTCCCATATTCACCAACCTAAGAACAATTAAACATGTAAATATTGCAGACATAAAATTATACAGTAAGGAATTATTCTTGGTACGAGAAATTGAGAAATAATGGCAATCGAAAAGGCAGGTTAAATTgtattctttttcatttttctgtaatttgtctttttttttttttgagaacatATGTATAAATGATGACGGAGAATTAAGGGCTACTGTAGCAACATACTTTTAGCCAAGCAAAGATAATCCTGGATTTCTCAACAAGGCGATCAAGGGAGGAATTCTGTTTCAGCAGAAATTTCCGTTCGCCCTCTGTTCCTCTGGCCATTTGTGAGTTCCTTTCGAGCTTCTTAAGATTCAACtcttcagtttttatttcatTCATCACTTGCATTGCTTCTGTTACAGTTGAaatattttgatgtatttgttCAGTCAGCGCAATCTCATCTTCCAATGACTTTACCAGATCAAGCGCCTTTCGATAAGATGCAATGGCTTCTTCATATCTTTGATTTCTGTAATGCAGCTCCCCATAATTAATATAACCTTTCGCTTCCCCTTGACAATGCCCAATTAGCTTGCAGATATTAATATCCTTTTTAATGTGCTCATATGCTTTATCCCATTTCCTCAACTCCATGTAAACATTTCCGAGGTTGTGATGGAGCCTACTGCGTGTAGCATCACCCTCAGGGACTTCTTCTTCATGACATATCTCTAATCCTTCTCTAAGATTCTTCTCTGCTGCATTCAAGTTGTCGAGATCGATTTCAAGCATTCCAAGGTTATTATAGGCATCAATGTACTCCTTTACAAAAGAAACTTCCTCAGAAGGCGGCTTCTCCTTTATAGTTCGTGCAAGCTCCATGGAAAGTTCAAAATACTTCTTGGCATTTCGAATTGAGGAATGGTCATCATCGGACTTCAAAAACATTTCGTGGTAAGTTCGTCCAAGCTGCGTGCTGGCTCTTTGTTGCTCAATGAGGTCATTTTCATCCTTGGCGAGATCTAAATGCTTTTTCTGCCAAAATAGTAAGAAGAAAACCAAAATGGTTTTTAATGCTGAATAACAGAGAAAATCTTCAGAAAATGAATACCCGTTTAGAAAATGCCCAAGATCAAAAGGAATGAAATAACAAGCAGACAACCATCAATCTCAAATACGATAGTTAAATTCATAAGCTTCATTCAACAACAACCAAACATGATTAAATTAACTAAACTCAGACCAAATTAAACAAGGTAAAAAGAGAATTGAGCATCAGTCCTGATGTACCTGATATTTTAGGGCGTCTTCATAATTCTGGAGACGGAGGTGGAGCTCACCGAGGGACTGACACGTGGCAAGCAGCTGCTTATCGGGCAGGTGCCTTAGGGAGACATCGTAGTCCTTGCGCAGCCACTTGAGGGCCTCCACGTACTCGCCACGATTCTTGAGTAAGTCGCCGATGAAGTTCGCCCAACGCGCTTCCTCCTGCCGGTTCccttccgccgccgccgccttgtaGGCCCTCTTCGCCGCGAtcagctgctgctgctggctCGACTCCTCTTTCCGACGCATTTCTTGCACGGCGACGCCTCAGATTTACTATGAATGTCTTATCTTCTGATTATTGCCGATTCACTACGCAGGTCTTGTTCTAGAGCCAAAGAGGGGCGGAGCGTTGGTGTTGTTCAATAGCTATCATCAGATTAAATTTTCCCGCCaactcctttttctttttttaagggTCTTCCCTTCAAAAGCAAAATTAGTAAAGGAAAATGGGGTGGGCTCGATTATAAAGGGTTTTCCCAAATCCAAAATACCGCAAGGGGCAGCTCAATCATGGATAATTTCTAAACACAGCTCAAAAATTTTGCCATAGCCCTTTACTTACAataatgatttaaaaaatatataattatattaatttatctttatagtcctcattttaaTTTTCTAATAAATAAACAAGCTTATTCAAATAAATCTCATACTTCCTCTGTTCCTCAAAAATTTATCCCAACGTGAATGACataggttttaataaaaattggtaAAATGTTACTATTTGACGGTGGAGTCATGTGCAAAAATAGTGTTTAAATGATTGTAACTgtaaaattattgatatgattatatacaaaaataaaacataagtAGATTAGggcaaaaaaaatttggggacaTCTCGAAAAAGAAAGTGGGGCAAACTTTTTTAGGACGGGGGAGtatataaatacatgtaaaCCTTTCTAATTTAGCAGTAGAGATGTCAATTCAGCCCTAAATCATAGATTGATTTGAATTGACAGACTATTCGAAAGAGTTAGGGCTAAATATTTATAGCCCTAAAAAGATTTCAACCTGAATGACTTGTAATCAAATAACTTGCAACCAGATAAGGTTGATCCGAAATTAACTTGAGCCCcataggacttaattgattaactaaaaaaaatcttgttatttgttttttaaaCTTCATTACTTTAGTTTTGAaagttagtatatatatatatatatatatatatatatatatataggggggcgctccaatgagaccccctaattttagtgagatctagggcacgatctggtgcgtttattttatcaatcctatggctgatattgtatctggagggtgattttttttcgcagggttcgaatcctggagggagcagaatattttaaattttgttattcatcagtatatactgcgttgttcatcagtatatacgcccatgttcatcagtatatatgtcttattcattacgaatttttaaaattttatttttcatcagtatatacatcttgttcattagatatacgttttgttcattagtattatatgtcttattcattgtactcatgttacacgaaaaatatggggtctcactggagcgcccctatatatatatatatatatatatatatatatatatataagagagaTCAAATGAAAACATTAACTTATGTGTTAACTAGGAACCAATATGAGCCCTTCATTTTAAAAGATCTATGGACAagattaattgataataattaatgtttaagACTTAATAACTAATTAAATGTTTCTACGCTCTTTTTGTGGGATCTTTCAATTAACCGTCCCTTATTTGGTGGAATAATTTAGATCATAATATTAGTTTTATAAATACTATTAATTgtgtaaaattattttaatacttaTCTATTTccttctctctcactctccagTTCCGGTTAATacactatctctctctctctctctctatttatcATTTCTAGTGCCAactgatttttcattttatatatcTTCGTTCCAAGAAATCATGAGTTCATCAGGTTTGTCTTTTATCATTTTCATCATGAATTTTCCAGGTCTGTTGtagcaattttaattttcatgataACGTGATTTTGTCTATTATATGTTGTTAATTTATCCCTTTCAACCACATATAAATTACACAAAAACTTATCTGCGCGCCTCACAAATTGAGCGCTCACAGAATGCGCGCGGGTCTGGGTCGGGTCGGATCCCAGACCCGGATCcaacatatatttaaaaaaaaaaacctcaacTCCTTCTCTCTGCGTCTCGCTCTTCTCACATTTCAGATCGGCCAAGGAGAATTCGTCGCCTCCCAAATACTTGGTCTTGGCGAGTGCGGTTTCGGAGCCAGAGACCACAGCTTATTCCTTTCAAGATCCGGCAACGTCCTCGCCTTTACACTGGTGATCCCTCtttctttctccctctcttcgTCTCTCACTggaaaaataaaaccaaaagaAAACCCTAAATTTTTCCCCTTTTCTAAACCTTTCACCGTCTTCTTGTGAGCGGAGGGTTCAGCGAgaatgagagatgagagaagggGACGACGTCAGGAGGTGCCACCACTCGCCGATCCCTCAGCGGCTCTAATTTGTTCTTGAAAGCTCCGGCTCTGCTTTACCTGGTGAAGCCCAAGGCGAAGCAGATGGTGTCGATGGATTGGATTCCGTTAGTGCTCTGAGTTTTGGAGTTCGGCGATCAGCTGCAGATACTCTTCACCGTGAGGTGCAGCAATGGAGTTCGGCGATCAGCTGCAGATGGTGTCGATAGTCATTTTAAGTGTTGAAAAGCACTATTATGTTATATGAAAAACACTACTACGTTTAATACTATTAAGAATAACACTATTTAAGTCTCCAACTAACACATTTTAAGTGGTGTTGAAAAACACTATTATGTTATATGAAAAACACTACTACGTTTAATACTATTAAGAATAACACTATTTAAGTCTCCAACTAACACTATTATGTTATATGAAAAACACTACTATGTTTAATACTATTATATTATTAAACATGCTCTGGCTTTTCTGTATCTGAGAGACTAGGTGATTCAGATTTATTTTCCTCTCTTTCAAATCAAGAAACTCATTAGTTGTCTGGTTTTTCTGCATTCTTGTTCCTTTTATGCAGTCTTGCAGGGCGTGTAGTGTTAGATACGCGTGATTCCTGGCTAGAGTGGCTGTTCTAGTTGGCTGCAGGACAAGCTCCACGACAATGAAGGCCGTCAGGCCTAAAAAAACCTCTGTAAGTCAAGAGATGGCAAATTCATTTGGAGCACCATAGTTCTTTCTCCCTAGTATCACCAACGCTCCTATGGCTGCTGACACCCCGCCTGTTTGGCCGTACATTTTGCTGTGTCTCagaaagctcgtgaaaatgatCCATGGAAGAAGTGCCAGAAGCCTCAGTTCTTCGTAATGGAAGAGAAAACAACATATTACTCCATAGACTGATCCCAGAGCTGTTCCTTGCACTCTGGAGTTTGCTACTGTGAAGATTGCCTGCCTTCCTGTAACGAAGCTGATGGCGATTGTGAGGCCTGCCCAGCATCCGTTTTCTTTGTCAAATGTCAATCCGAGCAGCACTGCGAGGCTAAGGCAAAGTGAGCACTTGGTGGCAAACAACAGCCTGTCGTGGCTGGTTAGTTTGTGAATCCAATGTTTGAATCTTGTGGCGATGCCTTGGGCCTTTGTTTCTGGCTTTCTTGAAGCTGCAGAGTTGCAGCACACGGTGTCGTTGAGGAACATGTGTATGCAGGAGAAATAGAAATAGAGCCATCCTTGCTTGGGATTTGGGAGCTTCAGCTCGAGTAATGATGATGAGTTTGCCATGAGTTGTCTTGTTTCTGATTCTACTTTGGAGTTGAAAGGAGAGTAGCATCTAAGTTGCTTGATTCTCTCCTCGATGCGTGTGGATATAGCTTGTGAGATTTGGGAGAGTTGGTGTTGTTCTGCTGCTTGAAATGGAATGATCGTAGCAGAAGAAATCACGGAGTACTCGATTCCTCTCATCTCCAGCT contains:
- the LOC130989097 gene encoding protein TONSOKU isoform X1, which encodes MRRKEESSQQQQLIAAKRAYKAAAAEGNRQEEARWANFIGDLLKNRGEYVEALKWLRKDYDVSLRHLPDKQLLATCQSLGELHLRLQNYEDALKYQKKHLDLAKDENDLIEQQRASTQLGRTYHEMFLKSDDDHSSIRNAKKYFELSMELARTIKEKPPSEEVSFVKEYIDAYNNLGMLEIDLDNLNAAEKNLREGLEICHEEEVPEGDATRSRLHHNLGNVYMELRKWDKAYEHIKKDINICKLIGHCQGEAKGYINYGELHYRNQRYEEAIASYRKALDLVKSLEDEIALTEQIHQNISTVTEAMQVMNEIKTEELNLKKLERNSQMARGTEGERKFLLKQNSSLDRLVEKSRIIFAWLKVGEYGKRKKRIANDLCDRMKLSDSFLVVGESYQKLRRFSKALKWYKKGWETYHLIGNLEGQALAKINIGDVLDSTGDFADALDAFREGYRISVKGNLPSLQLSALENMHYSHMIRFDDAEEARKTKNLIDKLKQSKDGEIQPGGSLGDCCSETETESDNLSTDDRSDGSFTPKKHNIPNALGVKCYDTCDESEEDITLISLLQSKKGTRKRRPTCETTPITSCTPCGSPARSISRSSCSLTVNRKRLRVILSDDEGENDENIFSDRIGSRCLVEGIATSDELNKKDAPCHEVQDVSPVASRCTVDASTPASLQHSTSSHKSRSSKSNHANDSRITGSCAAVCDSNTHGNINSISIGSSNLLRNEMPTVVHVCSDQSCKHIRFKIDQELVYMDPSMYLVDGKLNIEQMKVDLACSYYLQLSHEKRSRAGLVPVIQDMKCSEKILESVETLYSFNDHAPEKTWIEVSIGVMVPKNVMKLYIDCCEELSEVPNMEVVRRLYNLEVSEDEILVSDCQLRDVSVAPLLNALQMHKTLAVLDLSHNLLGNGTVEKLRRVFMSSGQSYGGLIMNLHNNRLGPAALFQICECPVLYARLEVLNVSGNSLTDACASYLSTILRNCKALYSLNIENCSVTSRTIQKVADSLDSESALTHLFIGHNHPVSGNAVINLLLKLTATNRFQVLSLNGIKLSKPVVDSLCQLAMDCCLSGLLLGNTNIGTEGALQLIKPLSKDTQELVRLDLSNCALTCDYIVSLKDEASLVFGILELNLAGNPIMKEGSIELSSLLGNPQCCLRVLVVCKCELGLEGVVHMLRALSENHTLEELNLADNINPDEVEALTSNFRLPEKGHNYSPAAKNELKVAASDLDNALPQEMCALDTGENQLEVADSEDELEKPRTTLSGSGESQPMQQLSSSVEMARSLKLLDLSGNGFSREVIDVLFSAWSSGARAGLGQRHVNGKMVHYSVQGIMCCGIKSCCSKV
- the LOC130989097 gene encoding protein TONSOKU isoform X2, with protein sequence MRRKEESSQQQQLIAAKRAYKAAAAEGNRQEEARWANFIGDLLKNRGEYVEALKWLRKDYDVSLRHLPDKQLLATCQSLGELHLRLQNYEDALKYQKKHLDLAKDENDLIEQQRASTQLGRTYHEMFLKSDDDHSSIRNAKKYFELSMELARTIKEKPPSEEVSFVKEYIDAYNNLGMLEIDLDNLNAAEKNLREGLEICHEEEVPEGDATRSRLHHNLGNVYMELRKWDKAYEHIKKDINICKLIGHCQGEAKGYINYGELHYRNQRYEEAIASYRKALDLVKSLEDEIALTEQIHQNISTVTEAMQVMNEIKTEELNLKKLERNSQMARGTEGERKFLLKQNSSLDRLVEKSRIIFAWLKVGEYGKRKKRIANDLCDRMKLSDSFLVVGESYQKLRRFSKALKWYKKGWETYHLIGNLEGQALAKINIGDVLDSTGDFADALDAFREGYRISVKGNLPSLQLSALENMHYSHMIRFDDAEEARKTKNLIDKLKQSKDGEIQPGGSLGDCCSETETESDNLSTDDRSDGSFTPKKHNIPNALGVKCYDTCDESEEDITLISLLQSKKGTRKRRPTCETTPITSCTPCGSPARSISRSSCSLTVNRKRLRVILSDDEGENDENIFSDRIGSRCLVEGIATSDELNKKDAPCHEVQDVSPVASRCTVDASTPASLQHSTSSHKSRSSKSNHANDSRITGSCAAVCDSNTHGNINSISIGSSNLLRNEMPTVVHVCSDQSCKHIRFKIDQELVYMDPSMYLVDGKLNIEQMKVDLACSYYLQLSHEKRSRGLVPVIQDMKCSEKILESVETLYSFNDHAPEKTWIEVSIGVMVPKNVMKLYIDCCEELSEVPNMEVVRRLYNLEVSEDEILVSDCQLRDVSVAPLLNALQMHKTLAVLDLSHNLLGNGTVEKLRRVFMSSGQSYGGLIMNLHNNRLGPAALFQICECPVLYARLEVLNVSGNSLTDACASYLSTILRNCKALYSLNIENCSVTSRTIQKVADSLDSESALTHLFIGHNHPVSGNAVINLLLKLTATNRFQVLSLNGIKLSKPVVDSLCQLAMDCCLSGLLLGNTNIGTEGALQLIKPLSKDTQELVRLDLSNCALTCDYIVSLKDEASLVFGILELNLAGNPIMKEGSIELSSLLGNPQCCLRVLVVCKCELGLEGVVHMLRALSENHTLEELNLADNINPDEVEALTSNFRLPEKGHNYSPAAKNELKVAASDLDNALPQEMCALDTGENQLEVADSEDELEKPRTTLSGSGESQPMQQLSSSVEMARSLKLLDLSGNGFSREVIDVLFSAWSSGARAGLGQRHVNGKMVHYSVQGIMCCGIKSCCSKV
- the LOC130989097 gene encoding protein TONSOKU isoform X3 gives rise to the protein MRRKEESSQQQQLIAAKRAYKAAAAEGNRQEEARWANFIGDLLKNRGEYVEALKWLRKDYDVSLRHLPDKQLLATCQSLGELHLRLQNYEDALKYQKKHLDLAKDENDLIEQQRASTQLGRTYHEMFLKSDDDHSSIRNAKKYFELSMELARTIKEKPPSEEVSFVKEYIDAYNNLGMLEIDLDNLNAAEKNLREGLEICHEEEVPEGDATRSRLHHNLGNVYMELRKWDKAYEHIKKDINICKLIGHCQGEAKGYINYGELHYRNQRYEEAIASYRKALDLVKSLEDEIALTEQIHQNISTVTEAMQVMNEIKTEELNLKKLERNSQMARGTEGERKFLLKQNSSLDRLVEKSRIIFAWLKVGEYGKRKKRIANDLCDRMKLSDSFLVVGESYQKLRRFSKALKWYKKGWETYHLIGNLEGQALAKINIGDVLDSTGDFADALDAFREGYRISVKGNLPSLQLSALENMHYSHMIRFDDAEEARKTKNLIDKLKQSKDGEIQPGGSLGDCCSETETESDNLSTDDRSDGSFTPKKHNIPNALGVKCYDTCDESEEDITLISLLQSKKGTRKRRPTCETTPITSCTPCGSPARSISRSSCSLTVNRKRLRVILSDDEGENDENIFSDRIGSRCLVEGIATSDELNKKDAPCHEVQDVSPVASRCTVDASTPASLQHSTSSHKSRSSKSNHANDSRITGSCAAVCDSNTHGNINSISIGSSNLLRNEMPTVVHVCSDQSCKHIRFKIDQELVYMDPSMYLVDGKLNIEQMKVDLACSYYLQLSHEKRSRVMVPKNVMKLYIDCCEELSEVPNMEVVRRLYNLEVSEDEILVSDCQLRDVSVAPLLNALQMHKTLAVLDLSHNLLGNGTVEKLRRVFMSSGQSYGGLIMNLHNNRLGPAALFQICECPVLYARLEVLNVSGNSLTDACASYLSTILRNCKALYSLNIENCSVTSRTIQKVADSLDSESALTHLFIGHNHPVSGNAVINLLLKLTATNRFQVLSLNGIKLSKPVVDSLCQLAMDCCLSGLLLGNTNIGTEGALQLIKPLSKDTQELVRLDLSNCALTCDYIVSLKDEASLVFGILELNLAGNPIMKEGSIELSSLLGNPQCCLRVLVVCKCELGLEGVVHMLRALSENHTLEELNLADNINPDEVEALTSNFRLPEKGHNYSPAAKNELKVAASDLDNALPQEMCALDTGENQLEVADSEDELEKPRTTLSGSGESQPMQQLSSSVEMARSLKLLDLSGNGFSREVIDVLFSAWSSGARAGLGQRHVNGKMVHYSVQGIMCCGIKSCCSKV